ATTATGATTTTGAAAAAGACTTTAAATTTATTTCCGATATCTACGGCTCTATTTCAATAGTGTTATTAGTTTTTTTGGCTTTAGCATTATTCATTTACTTTATACGATATTTATTATTAAAGAATAGAAAAATTGAAGAATTTAAAACCTGGGATTGTGGCTATCAAATAACAAGTAGTAGATTACAATATACAGGTGGATCTTTTGTTCAACCTTTTCTCCATCTTGTTAAAGAGATGGTTCCTCAAAAAATTGAAGTTAAGAAAGAACAAATATTATTTCCAGAGAAAGCAAGTCTTGTAAGTTATACACACGATTTCCTGGAAAAATTTTTAATCCAGCCAGTAGTTAAATTTTTGAAATTATCTATGGAACTCTTTGCTTGGATACAAAGTGGTAAAATGCAGCAATACATAATTTATGGTCTTATATTTTTGTTGTTTATTTTGATATGGATATTTGGAGTATCTTAAATGGTAAAAATTATTATTTACATTTTTTTGATTATCTCCCCTTTTTTCTTTGTAGGAATTATTAATCGAGTAAAAGCATTATGGGCAGGAAGAAAAGGAACTCCAATTTTACAAGCTTATTATGATTTTTTGAAGTTACTCCAAAAAGGTGAGGTAATAAGTAAAACAACTTCTTTTATTTTTAGATTAACTCCATCGATAAATGTTGCATCGATGTTGATTGCGTTACTAATTATTCCAATTCCTCTTTTAGGAAGCATAATAAAATTTCCAGCTGACTTTGTTTTATTCTCTTATATTCTTGGATTTTCAAAATTTATGACTGTACTTGCCGCACTCGATACAGGAAGTAGCTTTGAAGGAATGGGTGCAAGCAGAGAAGCTACTTTTTCTACTATTAGTGAAACGGCATTCTTTATAATTATTGGAACATTGGCTTTACTTACAAATCGATTATCTTTCGAATCAATTTTTCTTGTTTTGAATTTAAGCTCTGGCTATACAGCTCTTGTTAAGATACTTCTTGTGATCTCAATTTTTATAATGTTATTAGCAGAAGGCAGTAGAATTCCTGTTGACGATCCCAATACTCATCTCGAGTTAACTATGATTCACGAAGTTATGATACTTGATTATTCTGGACCAGATTTAGCTTTGATTAATTATGCTGCTTCTTTAAAAATGTTATTGTTTTCTATGTTAATATCTAATCTATTAGTGCCTCCTTCTCTATCTCTGGAAATTTCTATTACTTTATTTCTTTTGTTGCTGGTATTGATATTTATGACAGTTGGTTTAATTGAATCTTTAATAGCAAGAATTAGAATGTCGCACGTGCCTCAGTTCATTTTTGTTATAACTGCTTTTTCGATAACTGCTTTTGCAATAGTAATGTTCTTTTTACGCGGAGGATATTAATGAGTGATTTTTTAATTGTACTTCTTGGTACTACAATGCTTTATATCTTTGCTGTGGGTAGAATAGAAGCATATGTAAAAACTCTTTCACTTCAGGGTCTTATTTTATTTCTTTTGGTTCTACTTGATATAAAAGAAATTAACTGGTTAAATATACTTTTTTTAAGCTTTGAAACTCTGGTTATAAAAGCTATTGTTATTCCAGTATTTTTATTAACAGCAATTAGAAAAAATGAAATAGGAAGAGAAGTTGAACCATATATTTCTCAGTTTTATTCTTTGCTTATAGCAATTGGAATTTTCGTTCTTGGTTTTGTTGCAGCATTCTGGTCGGCACAGGTTGGTGAGTTTATAAAACCACTATATTTTGGTGTGTCGATTGTTTTAATAATTTCATCTCTATTTTTAATTATTAATAGAAAAAGAATTATTACACATATACTTTGTTATATGCTCTTAGAGAATGGAATTTTTTTACTTTCTATTTCGGTTGCAAACGAAATGCCTTTATTAGTAAATCTTGGAGTTTTACTTGATCTGTTTGTTGGAATTTATCTCTTTGTTTTATTTTTTAATAAGATTCAAGAAATGTATGATGGCAACCATATTGATGTATTAACAGAACTAAGAGATTGATATGATAGCCAGTATTTTACTAATACCAATAATTTTTAGCTTATTTGCTTTACTTATAAAAAACAAAGTTTACAATAGGATTGTCTTAATTGGCAATGCTATTATTTATCTTATAATTGCAATAATGCGATGGTTAAATGTAGTCTGGTTTGTGTTGCCAGCATGGTTGCTAAAATATTTTTCTTTTGACGACGTTGGATTATACTTTTTCTCGATTATGAGTATTGTCTTTCTTGCAACCTCGGTTTATAGTGTTTTTTACTTTAAAGAAAGTAATTTAACGGCTTATCAAGAAGCGGTCTTTATTGCAGAACTTTTATTTTTTGTTGTGGCAATGAGTGGAGTAATTTTATCAACTCATATTGCTTTGCTCTGGGTATTTATTGAAGGAACAACATTAACGAGTGCACTCTTGATTTACTTTGAAAAGAAAAAATCATCTTTAGAAGCAGCCTGGAAGTATGTTTATATTTGTTCCATAGGTATTGCAATTGCTTTTGTTGGAATAATTGTGCTGTCAATCGGAAGTAAAGGAATTGATTCCCTCTTTTTTGAAAATTTGTATAAGTATGCAGCAGAAAAAAATCCATTCTGGTTAAAAATAGCTTTTGCTTTTTTATTTGTGGGAATCGGAACAAAAATTGGTGTTGCTCCAATTCATGCATGGTTGCCAGATGCCCACTCAGAAGCACCTTCACCTGTATCGGCTTTATTATCTGGTACTTTACTTAACTCTGCTTTGCTCGGTATTATTAGAATAAATGAAATATTTATACATGCCCATCAAGAAGACTTTATCAACTTTTTTTTGTTATTGACTGGATTTTTGTCTTTAATGGTTAGTTCAGTCTTTATTTTACGAGTGAAGAATTATAAAAGAATGTTAGCTTATTCTTCTATTGAAAATATGGGAATTATCTTTATTGCTCTTGGTTTGGGTAAAGCAGGAATTTATGCAGCTATGTTACATATTCTTGTTCATTCACTTTCTAAAACTACTTTTTTCTTAACTTCAGGGAATATTTATTACTTGTATAAATCAAAGAAAATAGAAAGTGTTAATGGATTATTATATTCTGAGCCAAAAACAGCCTGGCTCTGGATAATTTCTACAATTACTATTCTTGGAGTACCACCTTCGCCAGCTTTTATTACGAAGTTTTTGATTATTAAAGCTTTGTGGTTAAGTAATTTGGGTTGGTTAATTATTCCATTTTTCTTGTTTATTATTTTCATTACTTACGGAATGATAAATGTTGCTACGAAAATGTCTTTTGGTAGTTCTCAATTATCCACTAACAATAAAATTCCAGGGTATGCCTATATTCCACAATTTATTTTATTGTTAATCTTAATAATAATGGGAATTATTATTCCCCAGCAATTAAATGAATTTATTATAAATGCAGGAAAGTTTATTGGTTAATATGAATAACAACTGGCTTGAAATAAAAAACTTAGAAGCAATTCCATTATCAGAAATCCCACGTCTCGATATAAATTCTTTTCGAGAGCAATTGGTAAAAAAAATTAAAAGCGGTGAAAGATTAGTTCAGCTATTTGGCAATAAGGATAATGATGATGTGGTTTTATATGGTATAACTGCTAATGATGATAATTCTAAATTGTACCTTGCTTCTTGTATCTTTGATAATAAAAAAGAATATGAATCATTAACTCAAGATGTACCTGCTGCTCATCTTTTTGAAAGAGAGTTTTATGAACAATTTGATATTAAACCGCTTAATCATCCATGGCTAAAACCACTACGCAAAATTAATGCAGAGTTATATAACTTTTTCAAAATGGAAGGAGAAGATGTACACGAAGTTGGTGTTGGTCCAATCCATGCGGGTATAATAGAACCAGGACATTTTCGATTTTCGTGTCATGGTGAAAAAATTTATCATCTGGAAATTCAACTTGGGTTTCAACATAGAGGAATAGAAAAGTTATTTAGAAAAAACAATCCTGTTTATTTATTAAAATTAGCAGAATCAGTTTCTGGCGATAGTGTTATTGCTCATGCGAGTACTTTTGTTCGTGCAGTAGAGTCGCTATCAAATTGTAATGTATCCTACAATGCAAACCTGATAAGAGCAATTGCTTTAGAGTTAGAAAGAATTGCTGTTCATCTTGGTGATTTATCTGCATTATCAAATGATGTTGCGTATTTAACAGGCAGCTCTGTATTTGGTGCATTAAGAACAAAAGTAATAAATACAACAATGTCATTGTGTGGAAATCGATTTGGAAGAGGATTGATTAATTATGGTGGTGTTAATTATGAAATTGATGATGCTCTTAAAAGTAAAATTCTTAACACAATTAATAGTCTTGAAGAAGAAGTTAATTTAGCTTCAGAAGTATTGTTCTCTTCAGCTTCTGTGCTCGAAAGATTTGAAAAAACTGGAATTGTAGATAAAGAAACAGCCATACAAATCGGGATGGTTGGTCCAGCTGCTCGTGCAAGTGGTGTTTCAATTGATGTTCGTGCAGATCATCCCAGTGGAGCTTATCAATATTTTCCTGTTCATAAACTTACATTAAATTCTGGTGATGTTTTTGCAAGAGCCTATATAAGATATGTTGAAATAATACAATCAATTAAAATTATTAGAGAGCAGCTTGAAAATCTTAGTAAAGAAAATATTATTAGCAGCCTGGGAAGCTTAGAGCCAAATAAATTTGTGATTTCTCTTACCGAAGGATGGCGAGGCGAAGTTTCTTATGTAATTCTAACAGATGAAACAGGTAAAATCAAAAAAGTAAAAATAAAAGATCCTTCGTTTAATAATTGGTTTGCATTAGCATTAGCTGTAAGAGGAAATGATATTTCTGATTTTCCATTATGTAACAAAAGCTTTAATCTCTCTTATTGCGGTTTCGATTTATAATTATAATTGGTGATTTTTATGATGAATTTAATAAAATTAAGAAAACAACATGGCTTTCAAACAATAAATGATATTAAGAATGCTTTAATACTTGATACACATAGAGGATTCCCTCTTTTAGATGAATCGAAATGTGAATTAAATTGTTCTGAATGTAAAGAAATTTGTCCAACCGAAGCTATTGAATTAAATCCCCTATCGCTCGACTTGGGCAAATGTATTTTTTGTGGTGAATGTGAAAAAATTTGTAAAGGAAATGGAATAAGGTTTACATCAAATTATAAAATTGCTGCTACCTCAAGAAATAATTTAATTGTAAGCTCACAACAGAGTTATGAAGAGTACGAATTAAAAGCTATTGAGATAAAAGAGAAGATTTATAAACTATTTGGTAGATCATTAAAGCTAAGACAGGTTTCTGCTGGAGGTTGTAATGGATGCGAAATGGAACTGGCAGCAACAACAAATGTTAATTTTGATATTACAAGATTCGGGATAGATTTCGTTGCATCTCCACGTCATGCAGATGGTATTGTAATAACTGGACCAATTACAAAAAATATGGCATCTGCATTACTTGATGCATATAAAAGTATTGGAGAACCTAAAATAGTAATAGCTTTTGGTGCCTGTGCAATTAGTGGTGGAATTTTTTATGAGTCTGATGAGTTAGATCGTTCTTTTATAGAAAATCATAAAGTGGATTTGTATATCCCTGGTTGTCCGCCTCATCCTCTTACTTTTATTAATGCATTATTGAAATACTTAAATATTTGAGTCAATCAAATTGATACTATTCAAAACAATAATTAAGTTTATACTAATTTATTTACTATTTTAGAAGAAATATGAAAACATCCGGTTATATTTTTTTAATATTAGCATGGGGCTCAATTTTTTCACTGGTTGTTTATTGCATTTATAAAATTCTCAGATCGAACAATCAAAAATATGAATGAGAATAGAATTTTATTCCCGCTAAAATTGTTTTATAAACACAACCCAAGCATATAATTTAAACGGTGCATTAATCTATAACATAATTATTGTTGTCTAATCATTGTATTTTTATAAATATTATTAATTCGGAATTTTTATGAACAAGAAAAAGTTGATAAGCTTAATTTCTATTGTAATAATTTTGTTTTTATTTGCATTACCTAAATTAATAATTAATAAAAGCAAGAATTTAAATTCGCCTCAATCAAATCCAAGATCACAACCTCTTGTTGTTAAAGGAATAATTATTAAAGAAGGATACCTGCAAAATAAAATATTTTCAAATGGTACTTTAATGAGTAATGAAGAAGTTGAGCTAAGAACAGAAATAGCAGGAAAAATTACGCAGATTTTATTTGAAGAAGGAAAATATGTAAAAAAGGGAGAACTTTTATTAAAGATTAATGATGCAGAACTTCAGGCAACTTTGAAAAAAAATAAATCGAGAGAAACACTTGCACGAGATAAAGAATATCGATATAAACAATTACTTGAAAAGAATCTTACAAGTCAACAGGATTATGATGTTGCTCTCGGTGAACTAAATTCAGTTCTTGCAGATATTGAATACACACAGGCACAGATTGAAAAAACTGAAATTCGAGCTCCTTTTGATGGAATAATTGGATTAAGATCTGTAAGTGTAGGAAGTTATATCTCTCCTCAAACAAGAATAGCAACTCTTCAAAGTATCAATCCAATGAAAGTCGATTTTGCAGTTCCACAAAAATATTTTGGTTTAATTAAACCAGGAAAAACAGTATATATAAAAATTTCTTCTACTGGAAAGACATACACTGGAAAAGTTTATGCGGTTGAACCAAAAATTGATCCGAATACAAGATCTGTACAGGTTCGTGCAATAGTACCAAATGAAAAAGGAGAGTTAACTCCTGGTGCTTATGTTGAAATTGAGATTGTACTGGAAGAATTTAATAATGCAATTTTAGTTCCTTCAGAAACTATTGTACCAGATATTGAAGGAGAAAAAGTTTTTGTATATCGAAATGGTAAAGCAGTTCCACAAATTGTATCAACTGGAATTAGAACTGAAAAAGAGGTTCAGATACTTGGTGGACTTAATATAGGTGATACATTAATTGTTTCGGGTATCATTCAAATAAAACCAAATGCTCCGGTAAGACTAAGTTCTGTGAATTAAAAAATTTATATTAATAAAGAAAAATTGAAAGACAATTATGAGTTTATCATCAGTTAGCATACGAAGGCCAGTTCTTGCCATTGTAATGTCTCTTACAATAATTTTATTTGGAATAATTGGTTATACATTTTTAGGAGTAAGAGAATATCCAAGCATCGATCCACCAATAATTACAGTCTCCACAACTTATGTTGGTGCAAATGCTGATGTAATTGAATCTCAGATAACCGAACCTCTTGAAGAGCAAATTAATGGAATAGCTGGAATACGTTCATTAACATCTGTTAGTCGTGATGGAAGAAGTGTGATAACTGTTGAATTTGATGTTTCAGTTGACCTTGAAGCAGCTGCCAATGATGTTCGCGATCGGGTTTCGATTGCAAGAGCTCGACTTCCTCAAGATGTAGATCCACCTGTAATATCAAAAGCAGATGCCGATGCAATTCCAATTGTTTTTTTGAATATAAAAAGTGATAAGAAAAACTTATTACAACTTTCAGATATTGCACAAAATATTTTTAAGGAAAGATTACAAACAATTCCTGGAGTAAGTCAGGTTAATATCTGGGGCGAAAGAAGATATTCTATGCGACTATGGATGGATCCTGCTCAATTAGCTGCACACGGAATAACACCACTGGATATAAGAAATGCTCTTAATAGAGAAAATATTGAATTACCATCAGGACGAATTGAAGGAAATAATACAGAACTGACAGTAAGAACTCTTAGTAGATTAACCAGCGAGGAAGATTTTAATAATCTTATTATTAAAGAATCGAATGGTATTATTGTTCGATTGAAAGATGTTGGATATGCACAGCTTTATCCAGAAAATGATCGTTCTATTTTAAGACGAGATGGCACTCCAATGGTTGGGGTAGTTTTAATTCCACAACCTGGTGCAAATCATATTCAAATAGTAGATGAATTTTATAAACGTATTGAACAAATCAAAAAAGATTTACCACCAGATATCGAACTTGGAATCGGTTTTGATGTTACTAAGTATATTCGAAATTCAATTTCTGAAGTTAAAGAAACAATTTTACTTGCATTTGGTCTGGTTATTTTAATTATATTTTTCTTTTTGAGAGATTGGCGTACTACATTAATTCCTATCATAGCTATTCCTGTATCTCTGATTGGTTCTTTCTTTATAATGTATCTGGCTAATTTTTCGATAAATGTGCTTACACTTCTGGGATTGGTACTTGCAATTGGAATTGTTGTTGATGATGCAATTGTTGTACTCGAAAATATTTATAAAAAGATCGAAGAAGGAATGAATCCAATTGAAGCTGCTACAAAAGGATCTTCTGAAATTTTCTTTGCTATAATTTCAACAACAATAACTTTAGCGGCAGTATTTTTACCAATAATGTTTTTACAGGGAATCACAGGAAGATTATTCGTTGAGTTTGGAGTTGTAATAGCAGGATCGGTAATAATTTCTGCATTTGTTGCTTTAACATTAACACCAATGTTAAGTTCTCGATTATTAAAAACAAAAGAAAAACATAGCTGGTTTTATTATAAAACCGAACCAATCTTTTCCTGGCTTGAAGATTTTTATCGAAATACTCTCGAAAGTTTTATGGAGAGAAAATGGCTTGCAATTGTTATAATGATTGTATCTATAATGATTATATATTTAATTGGTACAAATTTACAACAGGAACTCGCTCCAATAGAAGATCGCGGAGAAATTCGTGTTCAATGCACAATGCCAGAAGGTACATCTTTTGAAATGATGGATAGATATATTCAACAATTAGCCAGAACGATTCAGGATTCAATCAAAGAAACAGAGGCTATAATTTCTGTTACGGCTGGTGGCGGTGGTGCAAGCGGTGCAAACACTGGGTTTGTTAGACTTACTCTAACGGATGCTTCTAAACGTAAAAGAAGTCAACAAGAAATTGCTGAACAAATAACTGGCATTACAAGAAGACTTAACGATGCTCGTTCATTCGTTATTCAAAGTCAATCAATTTCAACAAGAAGAGGTGGTTTGCCTGTTCAATATGTTGTTCAAGCACCAGATTTTGAAAAGCTGAGAGAAGTTGTACCAAAATTTTTAGAAGCTGCACAGGAAGATCCTACTTTCGCAACCGTTGATGTTAATCTAAAATTCAATAAACCAGAAATTGTTGTTGAAATTAATAGAACAAAAGCACGTGAACTGGGTGTAACTGCACTGGATATAACTCAAACACTTCAACTTGCATATAGTGGACAGCGTTTCGGTTATTTTATTATGAATGGTAAACAATATCAGGTAATTGGACAGGTACTTCGCGAAAACAGAAATAAACCAGTAGACCTTGCATCTTTATATGTTAGAAATAATCGAGGAGAATTAATTCAACTTGATAATTTAATAACAATGAAAGAAAGAAGTAATCCACCACAACTTTATAGATTTAATCGATATGTTAGTGCAACTTTTTCAGCAAGTTTAGCTCCTGGAAAAACAATTGGTGATGGCATTAAAGCTATGGATAATATTGCTAAAAAAGTTTTAGATGATAATTTCTCCACTGCACTCGAAGGTGCTTCTAAAGATTTTGTTGAGAGTTCATCCAGTTTGTTATTTACTTTCTTACTTGCACTAATATTGATTTATTTAACACTTGCTGCTCAGTTTGAAAGTTTTAGAGATCCATTTATAATTATGTTTACCGTTCCACTTGCAATCGCAGGGGCTGTTTTTTCATTATGGTATTTTAACCAGACTTTAAACATTTTTAGTGAAATTGGTCAAATAATGTTAATTGGACTGGTTACAAAAAATGGAATTTTAATTGTTGAATTTGCAAATCAAAAGAAAGCACAGGGCTTATCTGTAATTGATGCAGTAAAAGAAGCAGCACGTTTGAGATTAAGACCAATTTTGATGACAAGCTTTTCAACTATTCTCGGAACTCTTCCAATAGCTCTGGCTCTTGGAGCTGGCTCAGAAAGTCGTATGTCAATGGGAATCGCTGTAATCGGCGGTTTGATTTTTTCAACATTATTAACACTATATGTAATTCCAGTAGTATATTCATATCTATCAGAAAAAACAAAAACAGTTAGCAACGTAGTTGTTGAAAAAGTTGAAGAAGCATATGTTGCTAAATAAAAACAAGAATAAAACTTGAATAGAGCTTTTCTGTTTAAGTTTTCCGATTGAATTATTTTAAAACAATTTCTTAATTAAAACTATTTATTGTTCTCTATCTCGCCTTATAAATTTATATTGCATCTACATTTTTCATAATATTATAAATGGTGAATTATGCATAATTCCATAAAAGAAAAACCTGCTATATTTTCTTTTTCCAAAAATTTCTGGATAGTTATTCTTATGGAATTCTTCGAAAGAGGTTCTTACTATGGTGTAATGTCTGTACTTTCAGTTTACTTAATATTAAGTAGTAACGAAGGTGGATTGGGTTTTTCTAAAGAAAGTGTTGGTATTATTAAAAGCACAATAACACCACTTCTTTATTTTTTGCCTATTCTTTCTGGAGCAATTGCAGATAGATTTGGTTATCGAAAAACGCTGATGTTTGCTTTTATAATGATGAGTGCTGGTTATTTTTTCACATCATTGTTTTCTTCATATCCATTAGTGTTTGCAAGTTTAATCTTAATGGCAATTGGAGCTGGATTTTTCAAACCAATAATTTCAGGCACAATAGCAAGAACTACTGATAAATCTAATTCTACTTTAGCATTTGGAATTTATTACTGGTCAATAAATCTTGGGGCTTTTTTATTTCCACTTATTCTTGTTCCAATCTTAAAACAAATTTCCTGGTCATATATTTTCATAATGGCTTCTGTTGGAACAGGCTGGCTTTTATTTTTAAATATTTTTGTTTATAAAGAACCAGATAAACCAGAAAACACAAAAGCATTAAAAACTGTTTTGTTTGATATGATTAAAGTTCTTGGCGATTTTAGATTTGTATTTATGATTGTCATCTATTCTGGTTTCTGGATTTTGTACTTTCAACAATTTGATACTGTGTTATGGTATGTAAAAGATTATGTTGATGCCACACCAGTAAATAATATTGTAAATTCTTTTCTATCAATTTTTATTTCTAATCCCGACTGGAAATTTGATGTTGAACATGTAACTGTAATAAATGCTGGAACAATTATTCTTTTGCAAATTTTCATTTCAAATTTTGTTAAAAACTTTAAAGCTTTACCAACAATGATTGCTGGTATAAGTCTCGGTACAATTGGAATGGCAATTCTTGCAATATCAACTCATCCATATGTATTTATACTTGGAATAATTATTTTTTCGATTGGAGAAATGACTGCACATCCAAAATTTATTAGTTATGTTGGTTTGATAGCACCCGAAGATAAAAAAGCACTTTATCTTGGGTATGCATTTTTATATGGCGTGATAGGAAGTGGAATAGGTGGTGTTCTGGGTGCAAATCTTTATGTTCATTTTGTTGATAACTTAAAAAATCCAACAATTCTCTGGATTATCTTTAGTTCAATTGGATTATTAACAATAATAGGTTTGTTACTTTATAATAAATTTTTTGCACCCAAGAATCTTGATGTATAAAGAAATTATTTGTGTGCTAAAAATAAATCAATGTGTTTTTTATTTTAATAAAAAGTGAGGTTATGTTTTCTAATTGACTTTTATTTTTTTGTGTTGGAGTTCTATTAATATCAATATTATTTCATAAATTTTGTTATTCTATTAAAAGATAATCAGAAATAAAATGAAGTATTTATATCCAATTGCATTAATAATTCTATCATTTAATATTTTATTAGCCCAGCAGGAAAATGTACCAATCGATCATAATGTTTATGTTTTTCTGAAAGAAATGAAAGTAAAAAAGATTATATCCTTTATTCATGATGATAATCCTAAAATGTCTCGCTCAGAAGTTAGAAAGTATCTCGAAGTAATTGAATCAAAAAAAGATTTGTTAAGTCAAACTGAAAAAAAGTTATTGAAGAAATTTCAAGATGAATTTTATGATGATAAAGCTGATTCAACCAATACAATGCAGTTTTTAGGTAAAACAGAAAAGTTTTCAAAAGACATTTTTGATATGTTCAGTCAAAAAATAAAATATATTTATGCTTATAGAGAAGAAAAAGCAAATTTATATCTGGAAATGATTGGCAGAGCCATGTATGGTCAAAATATTAAAGAAGAAGTGAATAATTCTGAATTATTTGATATTGGATTTAGATTGCGAGGAACTTTGTTCGATAGATTGGGATATAACTTAACAGTTCAAAAAGGTGCAGTTGCTGGTTCTACAAATTATGCAACAGTATTCGATCCACGTTTGAAATATAATTTCAAGTTCTATGAGAATATAGAAAATGTTAGTAATTATGATTTTACAGAAGGTTATTTAAGATATTACACACAACCAGTTGAAAATATGGATTTATCTTTTCAAATAGGAAGAGAAAAAATAAAATTAGGTTATGGATATGGTAGTAAATTAGTTTTA
This is a stretch of genomic DNA from Rosettibacter firmus. It encodes these proteins:
- a CDS encoding NADH:ubiquinone oxidoreductase, whose amino-acid sequence is MMNLIKLRKQHGFQTINDIKNALILDTHRGFPLLDESKCELNCSECKEICPTEAIELNPLSLDLGKCIFCGECEKICKGNGIRFTSNYKIAATSRNNLIVSSQQSYEEYELKAIEIKEKIYKLFGRSLKLRQVSAGGCNGCEMELAATTNVNFDITRFGIDFVASPRHADGIVITGPITKNMASALLDAYKSIGEPKIVIAFGACAISGGIFYESDELDRSFIENHKVDLYIPGCPPHPLTFINALLKYLNI
- a CDS encoding NADH-quinone oxidoreductase subunit C yields the protein MNNNWLEIKNLEAIPLSEIPRLDINSFREQLVKKIKSGERLVQLFGNKDNDDVVLYGITANDDNSKLYLASCIFDNKKEYESLTQDVPAAHLFEREFYEQFDIKPLNHPWLKPLRKINAELYNFFKMEGEDVHEVGVGPIHAGIIEPGHFRFSCHGEKIYHLEIQLGFQHRGIEKLFRKNNPVYLLKLAESVSGDSVIAHASTFVRAVESLSNCNVSYNANLIRAIALELERIAVHLGDLSALSNDVAYLTGSSVFGALRTKVINTTMSLCGNRFGRGLINYGGVNYEIDDALKSKILNTINSLEEEVNLASEVLFSSASVLERFEKTGIVDKETAIQIGMVGPAARASGVSIDVRADHPSGAYQYFPVHKLTLNSGDVFARAYIRYVEIIQSIKIIREQLENLSKENIISSLGSLEPNKFVISLTEGWRGEVSYVILTDETGKIKKVKIKDPSFNNWFALALAVRGNDISDFPLCNKSFNLSYCGFDL
- a CDS encoding respiratory chain complex I subunit 1 family protein, producing MVKIIIYIFLIISPFFFVGIINRVKALWAGRKGTPILQAYYDFLKLLQKGEVISKTTSFIFRLTPSINVASMLIALLIIPIPLLGSIIKFPADFVLFSYILGFSKFMTVLAALDTGSSFEGMGASREATFSTISETAFFIIIGTLALLTNRLSFESIFLVLNLSSGYTALVKILLVISIFIMLLAEGSRIPVDDPNTHLELTMIHEVMILDYSGPDLALINYAASLKMLLFSMLISNLLVPPSLSLEISITLFLLLLVLIFMTVGLIESLIARIRMSHVPQFIFVITAFSITAFAIVMFFLRGGY
- a CDS encoding proton-conducting transporter transmembrane domain-containing protein, which produces MIASILLIPIIFSLFALLIKNKVYNRIVLIGNAIIYLIIAIMRWLNVVWFVLPAWLLKYFSFDDVGLYFFSIMSIVFLATSVYSVFYFKESNLTAYQEAVFIAELLFFVVAMSGVILSTHIALLWVFIEGTTLTSALLIYFEKKKSSLEAAWKYVYICSIGIAIAFVGIIVLSIGSKGIDSLFFENLYKYAAEKNPFWLKIAFAFLFVGIGTKIGVAPIHAWLPDAHSEAPSPVSALLSGTLLNSALLGIIRINEIFIHAHQEDFINFFLLLTGFLSLMVSSVFILRVKNYKRMLAYSSIENMGIIFIALGLGKAGIYAAMLHILVHSLSKTTFFLTSGNIYYLYKSKKIESVNGLLYSEPKTAWLWIISTITILGVPPSPAFITKFLIIKALWLSNLGWLIIPFFLFIIFITYGMINVATKMSFGSSQLSTNNKIPGYAYIPQFILLLILIIMGIIIPQQLNEFIINAGKFIG
- a CDS encoding efflux RND transporter periplasmic adaptor subunit → MNKKKLISLISIVIILFLFALPKLIINKSKNLNSPQSNPRSQPLVVKGIIIKEGYLQNKIFSNGTLMSNEEVELRTEIAGKITQILFEEGKYVKKGELLLKINDAELQATLKKNKSRETLARDKEYRYKQLLEKNLTSQQDYDVALGELNSVLADIEYTQAQIEKTEIRAPFDGIIGLRSVSVGSYISPQTRIATLQSINPMKVDFAVPQKYFGLIKPGKTVYIKISSTGKTYTGKVYAVEPKIDPNTRSVQVRAIVPNEKGELTPGAYVEIEIVLEEFNNAILVPSETIVPDIEGEKVFVYRNGKAVPQIVSTGIRTEKEVQILGGLNIGDTLIVSGIIQIKPNAPVRLSSVN
- a CDS encoding efflux RND transporter permease subunit — encoded protein: MSLSSVSIRRPVLAIVMSLTIILFGIIGYTFLGVREYPSIDPPIITVSTTYVGANADVIESQITEPLEEQINGIAGIRSLTSVSRDGRSVITVEFDVSVDLEAAANDVRDRVSIARARLPQDVDPPVISKADADAIPIVFLNIKSDKKNLLQLSDIAQNIFKERLQTIPGVSQVNIWGERRYSMRLWMDPAQLAAHGITPLDIRNALNRENIELPSGRIEGNNTELTVRTLSRLTSEEDFNNLIIKESNGIIVRLKDVGYAQLYPENDRSILRRDGTPMVGVVLIPQPGANHIQIVDEFYKRIEQIKKDLPPDIELGIGFDVTKYIRNSISEVKETILLAFGLVILIIFFFLRDWRTTLIPIIAIPVSLIGSFFIMYLANFSINVLTLLGLVLAIGIVVDDAIVVLENIYKKIEEGMNPIEAATKGSSEIFFAIISTTITLAAVFLPIMFLQGITGRLFVEFGVVIAGSVIISAFVALTLTPMLSSRLLKTKEKHSWFYYKTEPIFSWLEDFYRNTLESFMERKWLAIVIMIVSIMIIYLIGTNLQQELAPIEDRGEIRVQCTMPEGTSFEMMDRYIQQLARTIQDSIKETEAIISVTAGGGGASGANTGFVRLTLTDASKRKRSQQEIAEQITGITRRLNDARSFVIQSQSISTRRGGLPVQYVVQAPDFEKLREVVPKFLEAAQEDPTFATVDVNLKFNKPEIVVEINRTKARELGVTALDITQTLQLAYSGQRFGYFIMNGKQYQVIGQVLRENRNKPVDLASLYVRNNRGELIQLDNLITMKERSNPPQLYRFNRYVSATFSASLAPGKTIGDGIKAMDNIAKKVLDDNFSTALEGASKDFVESSSSLLFTFLLALILIYLTLAAQFESFRDPFIIMFTVPLAIAGAVFSLWYFNQTLNIFSEIGQIMLIGLVTKNGILIVEFANQKKAQGLSVIDAVKEAARLRLRPILMTSFSTILGTLPIALALGAGSESRMSMGIAVIGGLIFSTLLTLYVIPVVYSYLSEKTKTVSNVVVEKVEEAYVAK